One Vitis vinifera cultivar Pinot Noir 40024 chromosome 8, ASM3070453v1 genomic window carries:
- the LOC100251316 gene encoding cytochrome P450 71D9 has protein sequence MEFPSSFLFPFLLFLFILFKVSKKSKPQISIPKRPPGPWKLPLIGNLHQLVGSLPHHSLRDLAKKYGPLMHLQLGQVSMLVVSSPEIAKEVMKTHDINFAQRPHLLATRIVSYDSTDVAFSPYGDYWRQLRKICVVELLSAKRVKSFQVIRKEEVSKLIRIINSSSRFPINLRDRISAFTYSAISRAALGKECKDHDPLTAAFGESTKLASGFCLADLYPSVKWIPLVSGVRHKLEKVQQRIDGILQIVVDEHRERMKTTTGKLEEEKDLVDVLLKLQQDGDLELPLTDDNIKAVILDIFGGGGDTVSTAVEWTMAEMMKNPEVMKKAQAEVRRVFDGKGNVDEAGIDELKFLKAVISETLRLHPPFPLLLPRECREKCKINGYEVPVKTRVVINAWAIGRYPDCWSEAERFYPERFLDSSIDYKGADFGFIPFGSGRRICPGILFGIPVIELPLAQLLFHFDWKLPNGMRPEDLDMTEVHGLAVRKKHNLHLIPIPYSPLTVG, from the exons ATGGAGTTTCCCTCTTCTTTCCTCTTtccctttcttctctttctatTTATCCTATTCAAAGTAAGTAAGAAATCCAAACCCCAAATCTCTATTCCAAAGCGGCCTCCAGGACCATGGAAGCTACCCCTGATTGGAAACTTGCACCAACTTGTTGGTTCACTTCCTCATCACTCACTGAGGGACTTGGCAAAGAAATATGGACCTCTCATGCACCTACAACTTGGCCAAGTCTCCATGCTTGTAGTCTCATCGCCAGAGATTGCCAAAGAGGTTATGAAAACCCATGACATCAACTTTGCCCAAAGGCCCCATCTTCTTGCTACCAGGATCGTATCTTATGATTCTACTGACGTCGCTTTTTCTCCATATGGTGATTACTGGAGGCAACTCCGGAAAATCTGTGTGGTCGAACTTCTCAGTGCCAAGCGTGTTAAATCATTCCAGGTGATTAGGAAGGAGGAGGTTTCAAAACTCATCAGAATCATCAACTCTAGTTCAAGATTTCCAATCAATCTGAGGGACAGAATTTCGGCTTTTACTTATTCGGCAATCTCAAGAGCGGCACTGGGGAAAGAATGCAAAGACCATGACCCATTGACAGCGGCTTTTGGGGAAAGCACAAAGCTGGCATCAGGTTTCTGTCTTGCCGATTTGTACCCTTCTGTTAAATGGATTCCCCTGGTCAGCGGAGTGAGGCATAAACTTGAGAAGGTGCAGCAGAGGATTGATGGAATACTTCAGATTGTTGTCGATGAGCACAGAGAGAGAATGAAAACAACAACAGGCAAGCTAGAAGAAGAGAAAGACTTGGTTGATGTGCTTTTAAAGCTTCAACAGGATGGTGACCTTGAACTTCCCTTAACCGACGACAATATTAAAGCAGTCATCTTG GACATTTTCGGTGGGGGAGGGGATACAGTATCGACAGCAGTGGAGTGGACAATGGCGGAAATGATGAAAAACCCTGAAGTCATGAAGAAGGCACAAGCTGAGGTAAGGCGGGTCTTTGATGGAAAAGGGAATGTGGATGAAGCGGGTATTGATGAATTGAAATTCTTAAAAGCGGTAATCTCTGAAACCTTGAGGCTACACCCTCCTTTCCCATTGTTGCTTCCAAGGGAATGTAGGGAGAAGTGTAAGATTAATGGATATGAGGTACCTGTGAAGACCAGAGTGGTCATTAATGCATGGGCAATTGGACGGTACCCCGATTGTTGGAGTGAAGCTGAGAGATTTTACCCAGAGAGATTCCTTGATAGTTCAATTGATTACAAGGGTGCTGATTTTGGGTTTATTCCGTTTGGTAGTGGAAGGAGGATATGTCCAGGCATACTGTTTGGCATACCTGTGATTGAGCTGCCACTAGCCCAGTTGCTGTTCCATTTTGACTGGAAACTTCCCAATGGAATGAGGCCTGAGGATCTAGACATGACTGAGGTTCATGGGTTAGCAGTTAGAAAAAAACATAATCTGCACTTAATTCCCATTCCTTATAGTCCATTGACTGTTGGGTGA